In the genome of Triticum urartu cultivar G1812 chromosome 5, Tu2.1, whole genome shotgun sequence, one region contains:
- the LOC125511574 gene encoding expansin-B7-like codes for MVSSSSSVAVAAALLLCILAAHGHGCCAKRSSNSGGKKSHSHHAPPHAHGAPPPSSPPAIGPPSYGYGSPPPPAAIPPPPAATPSPPAANSSSNSTNVDAGGWLDARATWYGAPKGAGPDDNGGACGFKNVNLPPFSAMTSCGNEPLFKDGKGCGSCYLIRCVSAGHPACSGVPETVIITDMNYYPVSRFHFDLSGTAFGAMAKDGRNDELRHAGIIDMQFRRVPCQYPGLTVTFHVQHGSNPYYLAILVEYENGDGDVDQVDIMQSRPDVAGEGGMAPTGEWVPMTESWGSIWRMDTRRPMQGPFSLRITNESGKTLVADQVIPADWEPNEIYSSIIQFD; via the exons AtggtctcctcctcctcctctgtcgCCGTCGCGGCGGCCCTGCTGCTCTGCATCCTCGCCGCGCACGGCCACGGCTGCTGCGCCAAGCGCAGCAGCAACAGCGGCGGTAAGAAGTCCCACTCCCACCACGCGCCCCCGCACGCCCACGGGGCGCCGCCTCCTTCTTCCCCGCCGGCCATCGGTCCACCGTCCTACGGCTACGGATCCCCTCCTCCCCCGGCTGCCATCCCGCCTCCTCCTGCGGCCACCCCGTCCCCTCCCGCGGCCAATTCCAGCTCCAACAGCACCAATGTCGACGCCGGCGGCTGGCTCGACGCCAGGGCCACCTGGTACGGCGCGCCCAAGGGCGCCGGGCCCGACGACAACGGCGGCGCCTGCGGGTTCAAGAACGTCAACCTGCCGCCCTTCTCCGCCATGACCTCCTGCGGCAACGAGCCGCTCTTCAAGGACGGCAAGGGATGCGGCTCATGCTACCTG ATACGGTGCGTGTCGGCGGGCCACCCGGCGTGCTCGGGCGTGCCTGAGACGGTGATCATCACGGACATGAACTACTACCCGGTGTCCCGCTTCCACTTCGACCTCAGCGGCACCGCCTTCGGCGCCATGGCCAAGGACGGCCGCAACGACGAGCTCCGCCACGCCGGCATCATCGACATGCAGTTCAGGAG GGTGCCGTGCCAGTACCCAGGGCTGACGGTGACGTTCCACGTACAGCACGGGTCGAACCCGTACTACCTGGCGATCCTGGTGGAGTACGAGAACGGAGACGGCGACGTGGACCAGGTGGACATCATGCAGTCGCGGCCGGACGTCGCCGGAGAAGGCGGGATGGCGCCGACGGGGGAGTGGGTGCCGATGACCGAGTCGTGGGGGTCCATCTGGCGGATGGACACGCGGCGCCCCATGCAGGGCCCCTTCTCGCTGCGCATCACCAACGAGTCCGGCAAGACGCTCGTCGCCGACCAGGTCATCCCCGCCGACTGGGAGCCCAACGAGATCTACAGCTCCATCATCCAGTTCGACTAG